One Candidatus Campbellbacteria bacterium genomic region harbors:
- a CDS encoding glycosyltransferase family 4 protein, whose amino-acid sequence MRLLLVTQVLDTEHPILGFFHAWIEEFAKHCESVIVICLQEGTYALPQNVRVLSLGKEEGVSRIEYLRRFFRYIYNERNSYDSVFVHMNQIYVVLGGVLWRLWKKKITLWYAHGSVPALLRFAVLFVHVVFTSTPQGLRLETSKKCIVGQGIDATLFDFRAHRMGDELNLITVGRVSPVKDLETIIDTVGVMHTNEAHCLLSIVGDAETASQHTYKHSIIERIKNREIEAFVTWRGSQSHAEIAHSVGRADVFIHSSRTGSLDKVVLEALAVGTLPVTCDPTLAHDLPDDLKRVCCVPSGDVQAYVRALMYIRALSSDESDRLRKKGREYVIHNHSLTQLIPKILDGIEKITF is encoded by the coding sequence ATGCGCTTATTACTAGTTACACAGGTACTTGATACGGAGCATCCAATACTTGGTTTTTTTCATGCGTGGATTGAGGAATTTGCAAAACATTGCGAATCAGTGATTGTTATTTGTTTACAAGAAGGAACGTATGCGTTACCACAAAATGTTCGCGTCCTTTCTCTGGGAAAAGAAGAAGGCGTATCACGAATTGAGTATTTGAGACGATTTTTTCGTTACATATATAACGAGCGAAATAGCTACGATAGTGTATTCGTGCACATGAATCAAATATATGTTGTTCTCGGCGGGGTATTGTGGAGATTGTGGAAGAAGAAAATAACTCTTTGGTATGCTCACGGATCGGTGCCGGCGTTACTTCGTTTTGCGGTTCTTTTTGTTCACGTAGTATTTACCTCGACTCCACAGGGATTACGACTTGAAACATCAAAGAAGTGTATTGTCGGACAGGGTATTGACGCAACTCTTTTTGATTTTCGGGCGCATCGTATGGGTGACGAACTCAATTTGATTACTGTTGGTAGAGTGTCTCCTGTAAAAGATTTAGAAACAATTATTGATACAGTTGGGGTGATGCATACAAATGAAGCGCACTGTCTTCTGTCTATTGTTGGAGATGCCGAAACTGCTAGTCAACATACATACAAACATTCAATAATTGAGCGTATTAAGAATCGTGAAATAGAGGCATTTGTTACATGGAGAGGTTCACAATCACACGCCGAGATTGCACACAGTGTTGGTAGAGCCGATGTATTTATTCATTCGAGTCGTACAGGTAGTTTGGACAAAGTAGTTTTGGAAGCACTTGCTGTTGGAACACTTCCTGTGACGTGTGATCCAACACTTGCTCACGATCTCCCTGATGATTTGAAGCGGGTATGTTGTGTTCCATCCGGTGATGTGCAAGCATACGTTCGTGCGCTCATGTATATTCGCGCATTATCGAGTGACGAATCCGACCGATTGCGTAAAAAGGGGAGAGAATATGTGATTCATAATCATTCGTTAACACAGTTAATTCCAAAGATTTTAGATGGTATTGAAAAAATTACATTTTAA
- a CDS encoding class I SAM-dependent methyltransferase, with protein MTIYKKLFQKILGHFGYKITAVSQTGLSESELVDPVFQRLYASYKAYTMTSPERMYALYQSVKYVLDADIPGDIVECGVWKGGSSMIIADTLHESDSNKKIFLYDTFEGMSEPTSKDIKASNGHPAIEKWKTLTRADYTNWCYAPLDEVIINMQKTGYNQNNIVYVKGKVEDTIPRTTPKAISLLRLDTDWYESSYHELQHLFPLLSKGGVLILDDYGHWLGSREAVDTYFKEHDIKILLNRIDHTGRLGIKM; from the coding sequence ATGACAATCTACAAAAAACTCTTCCAGAAGATATTGGGTCACTTTGGATATAAAATTACCGCCGTGTCACAAACAGGTCTTTCTGAGTCCGAATTAGTAGACCCAGTATTTCAAAGGTTATATGCGTCATATAAGGCATATACAATGACTTCTCCTGAGCGCATGTATGCACTTTATCAATCAGTGAAGTACGTACTCGACGCGGATATTCCGGGAGACATTGTTGAGTGTGGCGTGTGGAAAGGTGGTAGCTCAATGATCATTGCTGACACATTACACGAATCAGATTCTAATAAAAAAATATTCCTTTACGACACATTTGAAGGAATGAGTGAACCAACATCTAAGGATATTAAAGCATCGAATGGTCATCCTGCAATCGAAAAATGGAAAACATTAACGCGCGCGGATTATACCAACTGGTGCTATGCACCCCTTGATGAAGTAATCATAAACATGCAAAAAACAGGATACAACCAGAACAATATTGTATATGTTAAAGGAAAAGTCGAAGACACCATACCAAGAACAACCCCTAAGGCAATCTCTCTACTGCGCCTTGACACAGACTGGTACGAATCGAGCTATCATGAGCTGCAGCATCTTTTTCCACTCCTCTCAAAAGGTGGCGTCCTTATATTAGACGACTATGGACACTGGTTGGGTTCCCGCGAAGCAGTTGATACATACTTTAAAGAGCATGATATTAAAATACTTTTGAACCGGATTGATCACACTGGACGTCTTGGAATTAAAATGTAA
- a CDS encoding class I SAM-dependent methyltransferase, with translation MVYKTKGEFICKEIQQTDVVLDVGFFGQGVMKKNQNWVHALLTKRASVVWGVDIDFDATFEYGENYVKASAESFSIDKKFDVIFAGDLIEHLSNPGLFLNTSAKHIQPHGRLIITTPNCFNLFNITEKISKGEPTVNHDHTCYFNSKTLKQLLEKNGWEVVSVGYIYSLDVEYVESLKKKLLNMLYWILSTFTDVYMETLVVIAQKKI, from the coding sequence ATGGTATACAAAACAAAAGGCGAGTTTATCTGTAAGGAAATACAACAAACAGACGTTGTACTCGATGTTGGTTTTTTTGGACAGGGTGTTATGAAAAAAAATCAAAATTGGGTTCACGCCTTACTCACAAAGAGGGCGAGTGTGGTTTGGGGGGTTGATATTGATTTTGATGCAACATTTGAATATGGAGAAAATTATGTGAAGGCAAGTGCAGAATCATTTAGTATTGATAAAAAATTTGACGTTATTTTTGCAGGTGATCTTATAGAGCATCTTTCAAATCCAGGACTTTTTTTGAATACATCAGCAAAACATATACAACCACACGGACGACTTATCATAACAACACCAAATTGCTTCAATCTTTTTAATATTACTGAAAAAATTTCAAAAGGAGAGCCGACAGTTAATCACGATCATACATGTTATTTTAATAGCAAAACTCTTAAGCAGCTTTTGGAAAAAAATGGCTGGGAAGTGGTGTCTGTTGGATATATCTATTCGCTAGATGTAGAGTATGTTGAAAGTTTGAAAAAAAAATTACTTAATATGTTGTATTGGATTTTAAGTACATTTACGGATGTGTATATGGAGACACTTGTTGTTATTGCGCAAAAAAAGATATGA
- a CDS encoding methyltransferase domain-containing protein, which yields MNVIQIIKGIIRGQSLVRILMNESLSEVIIDGKVLDVGGARSPDYFNFLKKKGDVDIDVVDGSIQEINFEKDPLPYISEAYKTIIVCNVLEHVFNHEFLTREMFRVLKKEGSLVGFVPFFVQYHPDPHDYFRYTKESLIKILGNVGFVGVCVREIGGGPFFVSFNTVMLSIPRVFRALIFPVFLFLDRIFLWFRPCARERFPLGYLFLAKK from the coding sequence ATGAATGTTATACAAATTATCAAGGGCATCATTCGTGGTCAAAGTCTTGTCCGTATACTAATGAATGAAAGTCTTTCTGAAGTAATAATTGATGGAAAAGTGTTAGATGTTGGCGGTGCGCGAAGTCCAGATTATTTCAACTTTTTGAAGAAAAAAGGAGATGTGGATATAGATGTGGTCGATGGTTCTATTCAAGAAATAAATTTTGAAAAAGATCCTTTACCGTATATTTCAGAAGCATACAAGACGATTATTGTATGTAATGTGTTGGAGCATGTTTTTAACCACGAATTTCTTACACGAGAAATGTTTCGTGTTTTAAAAAAGGAAGGAAGTCTTGTGGGATTTGTTCCTTTTTTTGTACAGTATCACCCTGATCCACATGATTATTTTCGATATACAAAAGAATCTCTTATTAAAATATTGGGAAATGTGGGTTTTGTGGGTGTGTGCGTCAGAGAAATTGGAGGGGGTCCATTTTTTGTAAGTTTTAATACGGTTATGCTTTCAATTCCGAGGGTTTTCCGGGCGCTTATATTTCCTGTTTTTCTCTTTCTTGATCGTATATTTTTATGGTTTAGGCCATGTGCACGCGAACGATTTCCACTCGGGTATCTTTTTCTTGCAAAAAAATAA
- a CDS encoding exostosin family protein translates to MLKLFIGPEKDGVGIIRLLAKYRGINKTSSQLFQPVNVPVEDIFCIVNSISDADAILFPHDYASVKNDDDFIATYEKLSEVYNKKIIVFSVSDRDIFVLFKNAIILRTSAYRYKLRSNEIIVAPFIEDMGLLYGVSVRHKTNASPIVGFAGLAQWWTIYARVKAYVKQFLLSCRVLYTGREEIRAHTQGIFIRRQALRALGMFQGVRLCVIIRNSFSGLARTINVPQKQLRDEYVEIMQQSDFCLAPKGDGNYSLRFFETLALGRIPVLVDTEMVLPFEDKINYDNVIIRVPLRDIKSIGNIIANTYMNMTDEDFVQRQHYARKIFEDFLRPEKFYAILFSELATQFHSG, encoded by the coding sequence ATGTTGAAACTTTTTATTGGTCCAGAAAAAGACGGTGTTGGAATCATACGATTACTTGCAAAGTATAGGGGTATAAATAAAACAAGCTCCCAATTATTTCAACCAGTGAATGTTCCTGTTGAAGATATTTTTTGTATCGTCAATTCAATTAGTGATGCGGATGCAATTTTGTTCCCACACGACTATGCTTCGGTTAAGAATGATGATGATTTTATTGCGACGTATGAAAAATTGTCTGAAGTGTACAATAAAAAAATAATTGTGTTTTCGGTTTCTGATAGGGATATTTTTGTATTATTTAAAAACGCGATTATTCTCAGGACCTCGGCATATCGTTATAAACTTCGTTCCAATGAAATTATAGTTGCTCCATTTATTGAGGACATGGGGTTATTGTATGGAGTTTCTGTGCGACATAAAACCAATGCGTCACCAATCGTTGGTTTCGCAGGGCTTGCACAATGGTGGACGATATATGCGCGAGTGAAGGCATATGTAAAACAGTTCTTGCTTTCTTGTCGGGTTTTATATACAGGAAGGGAAGAAATACGTGCTCATACACAGGGTATTTTTATACGACGACAAGCCCTCAGGGCTCTGGGTATGTTTCAAGGTGTCCGTCTCTGTGTGATTATTAGAAATTCATTTTCAGGATTGGCTCGGACAATTAATGTACCTCAAAAACAATTACGTGATGAATACGTAGAAATAATGCAGCAAAGTGATTTTTGTCTTGCCCCAAAAGGAGACGGAAATTATTCGTTACGTTTTTTTGAAACACTTGCATTGGGAAGGATTCCAGTTCTTGTTGATACTGAGATGGTGTTGCCTTTTGAAGATAAAATTAATTATGACAATGTCATTATCCGTGTGCCACTGCGTGATATTAAGAGTATTGGAAATATAATTGCGAATACGTATATGAATATGACAGACGAAGATTTTGTACAACGGCAACACTATGCGCGAAAAATTTTTGAAGATTTTTTAAGACCAGAGAAATTTTACGCGATCCTTTTTAGTGAGCTTGCAACTCAATTTCATTCAGGATAG
- a CDS encoding methyltransferase domain-containing protein yields MKEISGDIPLSWDAKIWYLAYNTVRNLCELRYPLRMLFWHATFSDETSDSPMRSYLDAFMRTELPRLVPPHPLSVFDIGCGTAYMRSVLVQGGYSGFYTGVDVVREPRFDAHAYPEFQTTFLNQDVTACSTEKKFDLVISNTSLEHVVNDTAVVGIARAVTAKGGIEVHIVPSLWSLPLYLWHGYRQYTPARIRRLFKGTRYMTYRMGGLASFFLHLFSITLLERIFGYYGFRKKPMYVHLKKIARRGDAFLPWCSVLYAVIVFHE; encoded by the coding sequence ATGAAAGAAATTTCAGGTGATATACCTCTTTCCTGGGATGCAAAGATTTGGTATTTGGCATACAACACTGTCAGGAATCTATGTGAATTGCGCTATCCGCTCCGCATGTTGTTTTGGCATGCAACTTTTTCAGATGAAACAAGCGATTCTCCAATGCGTTCGTATCTCGACGCGTTTATGCGTACTGAACTTCCACGGCTAGTACCACCTCATCCGCTCTCTGTTTTTGATATTGGTTGTGGAACTGCGTATATGCGATCGGTGTTGGTGCAGGGTGGATACAGTGGTTTTTATACGGGGGTTGATGTTGTGCGCGAACCAAGGTTTGATGCACACGCATATCCAGAATTTCAAACAACATTTTTAAATCAAGACGTCACTGCGTGTAGTACGGAGAAGAAATTCGATCTTGTTATTTCAAATACATCACTTGAACATGTTGTGAATGATACGGCAGTGGTGGGTATTGCAAGAGCGGTAACGGCGAAGGGTGGTATTGAAGTGCACATTGTTCCATCATTGTGGTCATTACCACTCTATTTGTGGCATGGATATCGGCAATATACACCAGCTCGAATTCGACGTTTATTTAAGGGGACACGATATATGACATATAGAATGGGGGGATTGGCATCATTTTTTTTGCATCTTTTTTCCATTACACTACTCGAACGAATTTTTGGATACTATGGCTTCAGAAAAAAACCTATGTATGTACACTTGAAAAAAATAGCACGAAGAGGGGACGCGTTTCTTCCATGGTGCTCAGTATTATATGCGGTTATCGTCTTTCATGAATAA
- a CDS encoding glycosyltransferase has translation MNNNTTKKKIHVVFVLPSLLSGGGIEMHTLKLLRHFNREHFHFSLITLFERPSLPSLYNTVPHDVEVYRLHFSGPYNGGQWKALCVILKRICPDVVVSSMFSANAIVRLLKPFFSYKVITREHNTYEEKKLYHRLIDCVLAFFSEIILAVSSTVADFISKQAWIKREKIIVVHNGVDCEAIHMFLKEKGEGEVYRVRNEIALNDNEKIILNVARLKPQKNHTLLIDAFELFVQTHPLHHLVIVGNGIERDALTAYIQKRGLQRKVHLLGYRDDVFAWYAASDFFVLTSKREGFPNVGVEALAFGLPMISTRVPGVDEFLVDDKNGFIVASNVLDLANKMNSIAEDPKKYEENCKKTAQLFDIRKIAKAYETLFYSTV, from the coding sequence ATGAATAACAATACTACAAAGAAAAAAATACATGTAGTTTTTGTGCTTCCGAGTTTGCTGTCGGGAGGGGGTATTGAAATGCACACACTAAAACTTCTCAGGCACTTTAATCGAGAACATTTTCACTTTTCCCTCATAACATTATTTGAGCGGCCATCATTGCCATCTTTGTATAATACAGTTCCGCACGATGTCGAGGTGTATCGCTTGCATTTTTCAGGTCCATATAATGGTGGACAGTGGAAAGCATTGTGTGTCATTTTGAAGCGCATTTGTCCTGACGTGGTGGTGAGTAGTATGTTTTCAGCGAATGCAATTGTTCGTCTTTTAAAACCATTTTTTTCATACAAAGTGATTACCCGAGAACATAATACATATGAAGAAAAGAAATTGTACCACCGCTTAATTGATTGCGTTTTAGCATTTTTTTCTGAAATAATTCTAGCGGTTTCGTCGACGGTTGCTGATTTCATTTCAAAACAGGCTTGGATTAAGAGGGAAAAAATTATTGTGGTACACAATGGTGTTGATTGTGAGGCAATACACATGTTTTTAAAAGAAAAAGGGGAGGGTGAGGTGTATCGTGTGCGAAACGAGATAGCTTTAAATGATAACGAAAAAATTATTCTCAACGTCGCTCGCTTGAAGCCGCAAAAAAATCACACACTTCTCATAGATGCTTTTGAGCTGTTTGTGCAAACCCACCCACTGCATCATCTTGTTATTGTTGGAAATGGAATAGAAAGAGACGCGCTTACTGCGTACATTCAAAAAAGGGGATTACAGCGGAAGGTACATTTACTCGGATATCGAGACGATGTATTTGCGTGGTATGCGGCAAGTGATTTTTTTGTTCTTACATCAAAACGTGAGGGATTTCCGAATGTGGGCGTTGAGGCATTGGCATTTGGTCTTCCTATGATTTCAACTCGAGTACCTGGCGTTGATGAGTTTCTTGTGGATGATAAAAATGGGTTTATTGTCGCATCTAATGTTCTGGATCTAGCCAATAAAATGAACAGTATTGCTGAAGATCCTAAAAAATATGAAGAAAATTGTAAGAAGACCGCACAGCTGTTTGATATTAGAAAAATTGCAAAAGCGTATGAAACTCTTTTTTATAGTACGGTATGA
- a CDS encoding glycosyltransferase family 2 protein: MKVSIIITTYNRALTLHKALESVLKQTYSDIEVLVVDDGSTDGTGEFMRTMTDFRVRYIRLSTNSGASVARNRGIQEASGGYILVWDSDDVLYLHALEKIISVFDRHSEISIVSAPARVLVAGKEQKYLHFPTGEVELSDVLCKKIPSNEKVRVTRSDVMKRVSYKSRNIDFLVNVELIEKGKWYHLDEVLGDVHNDPNSGSLTASRKKKNAQYAIERAPYLVAFLQKHGDILKNVCLGRYAAYCYGASVGLLLSGDVLLARSFSREACRYDNVNLKYWGFLFLAHIPGGSCLLRIFY; the protein is encoded by the coding sequence ATGAAAGTTAGTATTATCATAACAACGTACAATCGGGCTCTAACACTCCACAAGGCACTCGAGAGTGTTTTGAAACAAACATACTCTGATATTGAGGTGTTGGTTGTTGATGATGGTTCGACCGATGGTACTGGTGAGTTCATGAGGACAATGACGGATTTTCGGGTGCGATATATCAGACTTTCAACAAATAGTGGGGCGTCAGTAGCTCGTAACCGGGGTATTCAAGAAGCGAGTGGTGGGTATATTCTTGTGTGGGATAGTGATGATGTTCTTTATTTGCACGCTCTCGAAAAAATCATTTCTGTTTTTGACCGACATTCCGAAATATCAATTGTGTCTGCTCCTGCACGAGTACTTGTGGCTGGAAAAGAGCAAAAGTATCTCCATTTTCCAACAGGAGAAGTTGAGCTTTCCGACGTTTTGTGTAAAAAAATTCCAAGTAATGAAAAAGTTCGAGTTACTCGTTCAGATGTGATGAAGCGTGTGTCATACAAATCAAGGAATATAGATTTTTTGGTGAATGTTGAGCTTATTGAAAAAGGAAAATGGTACCATCTTGATGAGGTTCTTGGTGATGTACACAATGATCCTAATTCTGGTTCATTAACAGCATCGAGAAAAAAGAAAAATGCTCAGTATGCAATTGAGCGCGCACCATATCTCGTTGCCTTTCTACAAAAGCATGGAGATATATTAAAAAATGTATGCCTGGGACGGTACGCGGCGTATTGCTACGGCGCAAGCGTGGGATTACTACTCTCGGGAGATGTGCTTTTGGCGCGCTCATTTTCTCGCGAGGCGTGTAGATACGACAATGTAAATCTTAAGTATTGGGGGTTCCTATTTCTAGCACATATTCCAGGTGGTTCGTGTTTGCTACGAATATTCTATTAA
- a CDS encoding oligosaccharide flippase family protein, giving the protein MDELKKKMVAALRWSERYTKTDMLYLAKGGFWITFGRIMGAGSGFLLTLLLANTISKEALGNYKFIQSFAGIITAFSLTGMGTAIIQSVARGNDGVVRQGFKTFLSWSVLMTVVAWGSAVYYFIQGNVALGWSLVIIGITIPFSQAGSFFSPFLIGKKEFKTETIFGVVYTITPLLATGIVSLFTAATPFLVMAFFGISALTGMIFYKITLTRYNPPQKTESKMLTYGKHLSVINVLGSISMQLDRLLVFHYLGAVQMALYTIALAAPQQLRFGSKLLATISLPKFSAADPLPLYKTLPRKALLVFCGALSIVLFYIAIAPWFFTFFFPNYIEAIRYSQVFSLVILFFPAVLFQQFLVGQMQQKWLYILQTIVPATKILLLFILLPVYGIWGALISIITMEFVRLIIIVSIFFKLSKDAQKISYNTPTIEN; this is encoded by the coding sequence ATGGACGAGCTCAAAAAAAAGATGGTTGCTGCACTTCGCTGGAGCGAACGATACACAAAAACAGACATGCTCTATCTAGCAAAGGGTGGTTTTTGGATAACATTCGGACGAATAATGGGTGCTGGCTCTGGATTCTTACTTACACTGCTACTTGCAAACACTATTTCAAAAGAAGCTCTCGGTAATTATAAATTTATCCAATCGTTTGCAGGAATTATAACCGCATTCTCGTTAACAGGAATGGGAACTGCCATTATTCAATCCGTAGCACGCGGAAATGACGGCGTTGTTCGCCAAGGATTCAAAACGTTTCTCTCGTGGAGTGTATTGATGACTGTTGTAGCGTGGGGTTCGGCTGTATATTATTTTATACAAGGAAACGTCGCTCTTGGGTGGTCGCTAGTGATTATCGGTATCACTATTCCCTTTTCTCAAGCGGGTAGTTTTTTTAGTCCTTTCCTTATCGGAAAAAAGGAATTCAAAACAGAAACTATTTTTGGTGTGGTATACACCATTACCCCACTACTCGCGACTGGAATTGTTTCACTCTTTACAGCTGCAACACCTTTTCTTGTGATGGCATTTTTTGGAATAAGCGCTCTCACTGGAATGATTTTTTATAAGATCACGCTTACACGATACAATCCACCACAAAAAACCGAATCAAAAATGCTAACCTATGGAAAACATTTAAGTGTTATAAATGTACTTGGTTCTATCTCAATGCAACTAGATCGCCTCCTGGTTTTTCACTACCTAGGAGCTGTTCAAATGGCACTGTATACCATTGCACTTGCGGCACCACAACAATTACGATTTGGAAGTAAACTGCTTGCAACAATATCATTGCCTAAGTTTAGTGCCGCTGATCCGTTACCGCTATACAAAACACTTCCCCGAAAGGCATTGCTTGTATTTTGTGGAGCTCTTAGTATTGTACTTTTTTATATTGCTATAGCCCCATGGTTTTTTACATTCTTTTTTCCAAACTACATTGAAGCAATTCGTTATTCCCAAGTATTTTCACTTGTAATACTTTTTTTCCCGGCAGTTTTATTTCAACAATTTCTTGTTGGACAAATGCAACAAAAATGGCTCTATATACTCCAAACTATTGTCCCCGCAACAAAGATACTACTCCTTTTCATTCTCCTTCCTGTATACGGTATCTGGGGCGCTCTCATTTCCATCATCACCATGGAATTTGTTCGCCTTATTATTATTGTAAGTATATTTTTTAAACTCTCTAAAGACGCTCAAAAAATAAGCTATAACACACCCACTATAGAAAACTAA
- a CDS encoding O-antigen ligase family protein, whose translation MQRILEKCSIAGLLLIPFVPFVVTGSMFFPFITGKAFVFRGIVGIVVALWCALMVYDTSYIPRKNPILFAVLGFFGIVALADIFGVHFVRSMWSNFERMEGLVTFVYLCAFFVVSSTILTRTNMWKAFWNTSIVASCMVGVYALFQVAGSIAISQGGARVDATLGNSIYLAVYMLFHIFVTLWFLYQNRLSRARSVVYALAILIQFIALFYTGTRGTMLGLFAGLGLTALLIAWRGKEHPRLRRLSLGFIVVVLVLVGGFVIVRKSSFVQGNEMLQRFANVSFVDGTVQSRLVLWSGIAKDGFLERPVLGWGQDNFIVVFGKYYDPRMYQQEPWFDRAHSVFFDWLISAGVLGLLSYLSLFGVTVFLLWRPTTDLSIPERALFTGLLAGYFVHNIFVFDNLISYIFFFLFIGFVESFSFAYQRNGIQEKSIREGALIQDVFLRKGTAVLGAGVVLFLVYTTTVPHIVASQSLIKGLIAIGNGEDPAVAFPLFERALQDPVGRDETRLQLSRVAFTVAQSSASEDSKQKYLARAYAEAQKAVQEDPLNTRPKYFLATFEARLGNFDAAIRLFEELLAINPDRQMFLSEYGTILQLKGEGMRARDVFQTLVRLAPTDQGYAVRYIVSLFNLKNPSDALLFARETFGTTTEKLISEEYYRGKVTSYNDAVESIGFQVTRGELLKNKNTDEYISKMNELTSAHRTAEAVQLLDDAIRVDVTIARNAQVIREALQKGNEVSMSATTTH comes from the coding sequence ATGCAACGTATTCTTGAAAAATGTAGTATTGCAGGTTTGTTACTTATCCCGTTTGTGCCGTTTGTGGTGACGGGATCGATGTTTTTTCCATTTATCACAGGTAAGGCGTTTGTCTTCCGTGGTATTGTCGGTATTGTAGTGGCTTTGTGGTGTGCTCTTATGGTGTATGACACATCATATATTCCAAGAAAGAACCCAATACTTTTTGCGGTCCTTGGTTTTTTTGGAATTGTCGCACTTGCAGATATTTTTGGCGTACACTTTGTGCGAAGTATGTGGAGCAACTTTGAGCGCATGGAGGGGTTGGTTACCTTTGTATATCTCTGCGCATTTTTTGTAGTGAGTTCAACAATACTTACACGTACCAATATGTGGAAGGCGTTTTGGAATACATCGATTGTCGCCAGTTGTATGGTTGGGGTATATGCGCTTTTTCAGGTCGCAGGAAGTATTGCAATTTCACAGGGAGGAGCGCGTGTTGACGCAACGCTCGGCAATTCCATTTACTTAGCAGTCTACATGCTCTTTCATATTTTTGTGACGTTGTGGTTTTTGTACCAAAATCGCTTGTCACGAGCACGTTCTGTTGTGTATGCACTGGCCATCCTCATACAGTTCATCGCGCTTTTTTACACGGGAACTCGAGGTACAATGCTCGGTCTTTTTGCAGGATTAGGACTTACTGCACTTCTTATTGCGTGGCGTGGGAAAGAACATCCTCGTCTACGCAGGTTGTCTCTCGGTTTTATTGTGGTCGTTCTTGTGTTAGTTGGAGGTTTTGTTATTGTTCGCAAATCATCTTTTGTACAAGGGAATGAAATGCTACAACGTTTCGCGAATGTTTCTTTTGTTGACGGAACAGTCCAGTCACGTCTTGTGTTGTGGAGTGGTATTGCAAAAGATGGATTTCTCGAGCGACCGGTACTGGGGTGGGGGCAAGATAACTTTATTGTGGTATTTGGAAAATACTATGATCCACGAATGTATCAACAAGAGCCGTGGTTTGATCGTGCCCACAGTGTGTTCTTTGATTGGCTTATCTCGGCGGGTGTTCTAGGACTTTTGTCATACCTCTCGTTGTTTGGTGTAACGGTGTTTCTTCTTTGGCGTCCAACAACAGATCTCTCGATTCCAGAACGAGCTCTTTTTACGGGCTTACTCGCGGGGTATTTCGTACATAATATTTTTGTGTTCGATAATCTCATTAGTTACATTTTCTTTTTCCTTTTTATTGGTTTTGTTGAATCATTTTCTTTTGCTTATCAACGCAACGGTATACAAGAAAAAAGTATTCGTGAGGGCGCGCTCATTCAAGATGTGTTTCTCCGTAAGGGTACAGCAGTGCTTGGCGCGGGAGTAGTTTTGTTTCTTGTGTACACAACAACTGTTCCGCATATTGTTGCATCACAGTCGCTCATCAAGGGACTTATTGCTATTGGAAACGGCGAAGATCCTGCAGTTGCGTTTCCATTGTTTGAGCGAGCATTACAAGATCCTGTAGGAAGAGATGAAACGCGGTTGCAGTTGAGTCGCGTCGCGTTTACTGTTGCCCAAAGTTCCGCTTCTGAGGATAGTAAGCAAAAGTATCTTGCTCGTGCATATGCAGAGGCACAAAAGGCGGTGCAGGAAGATCCACTGAATACTCGACCAAAATATTTCCTTGCTACGTTTGAAGCGCGTCTTGGAAATTTTGATGCGGCCATTCGTCTTTTTGAAGAGTTGTTGGCCATTAATCCTGATAGACAAATGTTTTTGAGTGAGTATGGAACAATACTTCAATTAAAAGGTGAGGGTATGCGAGCGCGAGATGTGTTTCAAACATTAGTACGACTTGCTCCGACCGATCAGGGGTATGCAGTTCGGTATATTGTTTCTTTATTCAACCTGAAAAACCCTTCGGATGCATTACTTTTTGCACGAGAAACATTTGGCACAACAACGGAAAAACTTATTTCAGAAGAATACTATCGTGGAAAAGTAACAAGCTATAACGATGCGGTGGAGAGTATTGGTTTTCAAGTTACTCGTGGTGAGCTTCTCAAGAATAAAAATACGGATGAGTATATTTCAAAAATGAATGAATTAACGAGTGCACATCGAACGGCTGAGGCAGTGCAACTTCTCGATGATGCTATTCGTGTAGACGTAACGATCGCACGTAATGCTCAAGTAATACGAGAAGCGCTTCAAAAAGGAAACGAGGTATCGATGTCGGCAACAACTACACACTAA